The following DNA comes from candidate division WOR-3 bacterium.
CCCTGAGTTTTTTGAGGAGTCTACCGCCGGCTTTTTTGCTGACGACGGCGATCAATTTCCCTTCATTCGCGATATAGAGCGGATCAACCCCGAGTATTTCAGAGACGCCGATGACTTCTTTTTTAATGGGGATCTTTTTTTCGTCAAGCACGATGCCGAGTTCAGTATCATCGATTATTTCATTCAGCACCGAAACGACTCCGCCGCGGGTCGGGTCCCGCATACACCGCAGCTCACCTTTGAATCCGGTCAGGTTCCTGGTGAGAAGATTCAAAGGGGCGCAGTCACTCTTTATATTCGAGCGCAGGCCGAGATTCAGTCTTTCGTTCATTACGGCGATTCCGTGGTCGCCGACCGTGCCGCTCACCAGCACCAGGTCGCCGGGTTTTATCTTATCTTTTGACAGGGGGATTTTGATGACACCGACCCCTGAAGTGGTGATGAATATCTTATCCGCCTTACCTTTTTCCACTACCTTGGTGTCGCCGCAGACGACCGCAACCCTTGCCTTTCTGGCGGCGGCGGCTGCTGATTTAAGAATTCTCTTCAGGTCTTTTATCGGGAAGCCTTCTTCGATGATCATGGAGAATGCAATGAATCCGGGCACGGCACCTTTCATTGCAAGGTCATTGACCGTGCCGTAGATTGCAAGTTTTCCGATGTCGCCGCCGGGGAAGAAGAGCGGCTGGATTACATAGGAGTCAGTGGTGAAGGCGAGATTGTTTTCTTTTATCTTCAGTTCGGCAGAATCCTCGAGCTTTTTCAGAGTTCTGTGGGTGAAGTATTTCAGGATGATCTTTTTTATGAGGCGGCTGCTCGACAGGCCGCCGGCTCCATGGCTCATTCTGATATTCTTTTCAGTCATAGCAGGGTCAGACAAGGGTTATTTCATACGTGTCGCGGAGAAATCCACGGGCATCATGTTTTTCCTTGAAACGGCCGAGTCCCCAGTTCGGCTCCATATTCAGGGTGAATGTTCCGAGATCAAGGAAACGGATTCCTCTGTTTCGTCCCCATTTGATGATTTCGTAAAAGAGTAGATTGATGGGTCGGTAATTCTGGAACTTCTCGTCATGGCTGATATAGAAGGCGAGGGTTACGTTCTTGTTGGTATTGAAGAGCACGACTCCGCCGATCATCCTCTCTTTTAAATAGGCGGCGAAGAGGATGATCTCTTCGGGAAACAGTCTTTTCAATTTCAGGAGTTCTTCGATGGTGTGGGTGGGTGATACATTGTGTCTCATTCCCA
Coding sequences within:
- the hypE gene encoding hydrogenase expression/formation protein HypE, producing MTEKNIRMSHGAGGLSSSRLIKKIILKYFTHRTLKKLEDSAELKIKENNLAFTTDSYVIQPLFFPGGDIGKLAIYGTVNDLAMKGAVPGFIAFSMIIEEGFPIKDLKRILKSAAAAARKARVAVVCGDTKVVEKGKADKIFITTSGVGVIKIPLSKDKIKPGDLVLVSGTVGDHGIAVMNERLNLGLRSNIKSDCAPLNLLTRNLTGFKGELRCMRDPTRGGVVSVLNEIIDDTELGIVLDEKKIPIKKEVIGVSEILGVDPLYIANEGKLIAVVSKKAGGRLLKKLRAHPLGKNAAIIGEVVDEPPGVWLKTRIGGIHPLLQTEAEGLPRIC